A single region of the Pseudomonas solani genome encodes:
- a CDS encoding MFS transporter, with product MSQALLLRHHRPFMAFWFARVCTASGFQMLTVAIGWHIYELTGNVLDLGLVGLAEFLPRVLFMLHTGHVADRYDRRHVAALCQTVQGLIAVALVLGSATDNISREMIFLLAFALGAARSFEMPATQALLPNIVPTELFPRAVAAAASAMQAATIVAPAVGGLLYALGSLWVYGPVAVLYAIACCLMLSLSSRQQVLRKERASLDSLLAGIRFIRSRRDILGAISLDLFAVLLGGATALLPVFAKDILLTGPWGLGLLRSAPAVGALAMSFWLARFPIERQVGRIMFTAVGVFGVATIAFGLSTSFWFSLAVLAVLGAADMISMVIRGAFVQLHTPDEMRGRVSAVNGLFIGASNQLGEFESGVTAAWFGTVPAVVMGGVGTLLITGLWIRLFPTLANRDRLHGGD from the coding sequence ATGTCCCAGGCCCTCTTGCTGCGTCACCACCGCCCGTTCATGGCGTTCTGGTTCGCTCGCGTGTGCACCGCCAGCGGCTTCCAGATGCTCACCGTGGCCATCGGCTGGCACATCTACGAACTCACCGGCAACGTGCTCGACCTGGGCCTGGTGGGCCTGGCGGAGTTCCTCCCGCGCGTGCTGTTCATGCTGCATACCGGGCACGTGGCCGACCGCTACGACCGCCGCCACGTGGCCGCACTGTGCCAGACGGTCCAGGGGCTGATCGCCGTCGCGCTGGTACTGGGCAGCGCCACCGACAACATCAGCCGCGAGATGATCTTCCTCCTCGCCTTCGCCCTCGGCGCGGCACGCTCCTTCGAGATGCCGGCGACCCAGGCGCTGCTGCCCAACATCGTCCCGACGGAGCTGTTCCCACGTGCCGTGGCCGCGGCCGCCTCGGCGATGCAGGCGGCGACCATCGTCGCGCCGGCGGTGGGCGGCCTGCTCTACGCCTTGGGCAGCCTCTGGGTGTATGGCCCGGTGGCGGTGCTCTACGCCATCGCCTGCTGCCTGATGCTGAGCCTGTCCAGCCGCCAGCAGGTGCTGCGCAAGGAGCGCGCCTCCCTGGACTCGCTGCTGGCCGGCATCCGCTTCATCCGCAGCCGCCGCGACATCCTCGGCGCCATCTCCCTCGATCTGTTCGCCGTGCTCCTCGGCGGCGCCACCGCGCTGCTGCCGGTGTTCGCCAAGGACATCCTGCTCACCGGGCCCTGGGGCCTCGGCCTGCTGCGCTCGGCACCGGCGGTGGGCGCGCTGGCCATGTCGTTCTGGCTGGCGCGCTTCCCCATCGAACGCCAGGTGGGGCGCATCATGTTCACTGCCGTGGGCGTGTTCGGCGTGGCCACCATCGCCTTCGGCCTGTCCACCTCGTTCTGGTTCTCCCTCGCGGTGCTGGCGGTGCTGGGCGCGGCGGACATGATCAGTATGGTCATCCGTGGCGCTTTCGTGCAGTTGCACACGCCGGACGAGATGCGCGGTAGGGTCAGCGCCGTCAACGGCCTGTTCATCGGCGCCTCCAACCAACTCGGCGAGTTCGAGTCCGGCGTCACCGCCGCCTGGTTCGGCACCGTGCCGGCGGTGGTCATGGGCGGGGTCGGCACCCTGCTCATCACCGGCCTGTGGATAAGGCTCTTCCCCACCCTGGCCAACCGCGACCGCCTGCACGGCGGCGATTGA
- a CDS encoding FAD binding domain-containing protein, with protein sequence MTPFSYERPEELDQALKLAGPHARFIAGGTNLVDLMKENVERPERLIDITALPLHGVLVGEDGGLRIGALVSNADLAWHPRVQSHFPLLAEALLAGASPQLRNMATVGGNLLQRTRCQYFYDVATPCNKREPGSGCPARVGLNRNHAILGASEHCVATHPSDMCVALAALEAKVHVAGPGGTRVIAFADFHRLPGDEPQRDNLLAADELITEVELPPSPFARHSAYLKIRDRASYAFALVSVAAALRVEQGTVAEARIALGGVAHKPWRLPDAEAALVGRPCTPAAFRVAADLLLQGAEGLGRNTFKVELARRAVVRALADAAKGGPRA encoded by the coding sequence ATGACGCCCTTCAGCTACGAACGCCCCGAGGAACTGGACCAGGCCCTGAAGCTGGCCGGCCCCCACGCGCGCTTCATCGCCGGGGGCACCAACCTGGTGGACCTGATGAAGGAGAACGTCGAGCGCCCCGAACGGCTGATCGACATCACCGCGCTGCCGCTGCACGGCGTGCTGGTCGGCGAGGACGGCGGGCTGCGCATCGGCGCCCTGGTGAGCAACGCCGACCTGGCCTGGCACCCGCGCGTGCAGAGCCATTTCCCATTGCTGGCCGAGGCGCTGCTGGCCGGGGCTTCGCCGCAGTTGCGCAACATGGCCACGGTCGGCGGCAACCTGCTGCAACGCACCCGCTGCCAGTACTTCTATGACGTGGCCACGCCCTGCAACAAGCGCGAGCCCGGCAGCGGCTGCCCGGCGCGGGTGGGGCTCAACCGCAACCACGCGATACTCGGCGCCAGCGAACACTGCGTGGCCACCCACCCTTCCGACATGTGCGTGGCCCTGGCGGCACTGGAGGCCAAGGTGCACGTCGCCGGCCCCGGCGGCACCCGGGTGATCGCCTTCGCCGACTTCCACCGCCTGCCCGGCGACGAACCGCAGCGCGACAACCTGTTGGCGGCGGACGAGCTGATCACCGAGGTCGAGCTGCCGCCGTCGCCTTTCGCCCGCCACAGCGCCTACCTGAAGATCCGCGACCGCGCGTCCTACGCCTTCGCCCTGGTTTCGGTGGCGGCGGCGCTGCGCGTGGAGCAGGGCACCGTGGCCGAGGCGCGCATCGCCCTGGGCGGTGTGGCGCACAAACCCTGGCGCCTGCCGGACGCCGAGGCGGCACTGGTGGGGCGCCCCTGCACACCGGCGGCCTTCCGTGTCGCCGCCGACCTGCTGCTGCAGGGGGCCGAGGGCCTGGGGCGCAACACCTTCAAGGTGGAGCTGGCTCGCCGCGCGGTGGTCCGCGCCCTGGCCGATGCCGCCAAGGGAGGGCCCCGGGCATGA
- a CDS encoding xanthine dehydrogenase family protein molybdopterin-binding subunit yields the protein MSASPLGKAHDRVDGRDKVTGRARYAADFAVPGLLHGWVVNAGIPRGRILAIDSRAAEAVPGVQLVLTHANRPPIASYDEPYEDADAADGSPFRPLYNDRILYSSQPVALVVAETLEQARHAARLVTVDYQAEPHQTDLLAALDDAHLAPASLPEPRGDCAGALAGAALRIDVSYSSPIEQHNPMEPHAATVVMQPDGALLVYDKTQGTQNSQQYIERVFGLEPGLVRVMAPFVGGAFGSGLRPQYQLVLAVMAALKLQRSVRVTLTRQQMFSFGYRPRTLQRLSLGAAANGELRALRHEAVGQTSRFEDFTEHVVEWSGMLYQCDNVELGYRLAPLDVYTPLDMRAPGATLGVFALECAMDEMAAAVAIDPLQLRLTNYAERNQNEGKPFSSKALRECYAQGAERFGWAARDPQPRSMREGHELLGWGMATGVWEAMQSPASARAVIDGDGHLHLSSATTDIGTGTYTVMTQIAAASLGLDMARVTFSLGDSHLPKAPLQGGSFTVSSVGSAVQQACVALQDRLLKTAVELEDSPFEGLTREQVEFVDGELRVIGAPELALGYGEIVRAAGGAALEARVDAKPDDKREAYSTASHSAVFVEVRVDEVLGVVRVSRVVSAIAAGRVVNPKMARSQILGGVVWGIGMALQEETQTDHALGRHMNHNLAEYHIPVHADIGEIEVIFVEEEDEVVNALGSKGVGEIGIVGVAAAVANAIWHATGKRIRDLPITPDKLL from the coding sequence ATGAGTGCATCGCCACTGGGCAAGGCCCATGACCGGGTGGACGGCCGTGACAAGGTCACCGGCCGCGCCCGCTACGCTGCCGACTTCGCCGTACCCGGCCTGTTGCATGGCTGGGTGGTCAACGCCGGCATCCCCCGTGGGCGCATCCTCGCCATCGACAGCCGCGCGGCCGAGGCGGTGCCCGGTGTGCAACTGGTGCTGACCCACGCCAACCGCCCGCCCATCGCCAGTTATGACGAACCCTACGAGGACGCCGACGCCGCCGACGGCTCGCCGTTCCGCCCGCTGTACAACGATCGCATCCTCTATAGCAGCCAGCCGGTGGCACTGGTGGTGGCCGAGACCCTGGAGCAGGCACGCCACGCCGCGCGCCTGGTGACGGTGGACTACCAGGCCGAGCCGCACCAGACCGACCTGCTGGCCGCCCTCGACGACGCCCACCTGGCCCCGGCGTCGCTGCCCGAGCCCCGGGGCGATTGCGCCGGCGCCCTGGCCGGCGCGGCCCTGCGCATCGACGTGAGCTACAGCTCGCCCATCGAGCAGCACAACCCCATGGAGCCCCACGCCGCCACGGTGGTCATGCAGCCCGACGGTGCGCTGCTGGTCTACGACAAGACCCAGGGCACGCAGAACAGTCAGCAGTACATCGAGCGGGTGTTCGGCCTGGAGCCGGGCCTGGTGCGGGTGATGGCGCCCTTCGTCGGCGGCGCTTTCGGCTCCGGTCTGCGTCCGCAGTACCAGCTGGTGCTGGCGGTGATGGCGGCGCTCAAGCTGCAGCGCTCGGTACGGGTGACCCTGACCCGGCAGCAGATGTTCAGCTTCGGCTATCGCCCGCGCACCCTGCAGCGCCTGAGCCTGGGCGCCGCCGCCAATGGCGAGCTGCGCGCCCTGCGCCACGAAGCGGTGGGGCAGACCTCGCGCTTCGAGGACTTCACCGAGCACGTGGTGGAGTGGTCCGGGATGCTTTACCAGTGCGACAACGTCGAACTGGGCTACCGCCTGGCGCCGCTGGACGTCTACACGCCGCTGGACATGCGCGCCCCCGGCGCCACCCTCGGGGTCTTCGCCCTGGAGTGCGCCATGGACGAGATGGCCGCCGCCGTGGCCATCGACCCGCTGCAGCTGCGCCTGACCAACTACGCCGAGCGCAACCAGAACGAGGGCAAGCCCTTCTCCAGCAAGGCCCTGCGCGAGTGCTACGCCCAGGGCGCCGAGCGCTTCGGCTGGGCGGCGCGTGACCCGCAGCCGCGCAGCATGCGCGAGGGCCACGAGCTGCTCGGCTGGGGCATGGCCACCGGCGTGTGGGAGGCCATGCAGAGCCCGGCCAGCGCCCGCGCGGTGATCGATGGCGACGGCCACCTGCACCTGAGCAGCGCCACCACCGATATCGGCACCGGCACCTACACGGTGATGACCCAGATCGCCGCCGCCAGCCTGGGGCTGGACATGGCGCGGGTGACCTTCAGCCTGGGCGACTCGCACTTGCCGAAGGCGCCGCTGCAGGGCGGTTCCTTCACCGTCTCCTCGGTGGGCAGCGCGGTGCAGCAGGCCTGCGTGGCGCTGCAGGACCGGCTGCTGAAGACCGCCGTGGAGCTGGAGGACTCGCCCTTCGAGGGGCTGACGCGGGAGCAGGTGGAGTTCGTCGACGGCGAACTGCGGGTCATCGGCGCGCCGGAGCTGGCGCTGGGCTATGGCGAGATCGTCCGTGCCGCTGGCGGCGCGGCCCTGGAAGCCCGGGTGGACGCCAAGCCGGACGACAAGCGCGAGGCCTATTCCACGGCCAGCCACTCGGCGGTCTTCGTCGAGGTGCGGGTGGACGAGGTGCTGGGCGTGGTGCGGGTTAGCCGGGTGGTCAGCGCCATCGCCGCCGGTCGCGTGGTCAACCCGAAGATGGCGCGCAGCCAGATTCTCGGCGGCGTGGTCTGGGGCATCGGCATGGCCCTGCAGGAGGAGACCCAGACCGACCATGCGCTGGGCCGGCACATGAACCACAACCTGGCCGAGTACCACATCCCGGTGCACGCGGATATCGGCGAGATCGAGGTGATCTTCGTCGAGGAAGAGGACGAGGTGGTCAACGCCCTGGGCTCCAAGGGCGTCGGCGAGATCGGCATAGTCGGGGTCGCGGCGGCGGTGGCCAACGCCATCTGGCACGCCACCGGTAAGCGCATCCGCGACCTGCCGATCACCCCCGACAAGCTGCTCTGA
- a CDS encoding YybH family protein, producing the protein MQPSPLVQAVQQADQLINAGRFDALMDFYTDDAVLVVRPGLNVQGRDGIRRAFDAIAAHFQHSLWVSQRDLQVVETGDTALVMGRARIQWRSSDGFLSFLERKATYVFRRQADDSWRCAVDNSYGTDLLDAVTGEAVA; encoded by the coding sequence ATGCAACCTTCCCCCCTCGTCCAGGCCGTGCAACAGGCGGACCAGCTGATCAATGCCGGGCGTTTCGATGCGCTGATGGATTTCTACACCGACGACGCCGTGCTGGTGGTGCGCCCGGGCCTCAACGTCCAGGGCCGCGACGGCATCCGCCGCGCCTTCGATGCCATCGCCGCGCATTTCCAGCACAGCCTCTGGGTCAGCCAGCGCGACCTGCAGGTGGTGGAGACCGGCGACACCGCCCTGGTGATGGGCCGTGCGCGCATCCAGTGGCGCTCCAGCGACGGCTTCCTGTCGTTCCTCGAACGCAAGGCCACCTACGTGTTCCGCCGCCAGGCCGACGACAGCTGGCGCTGCGCCGTGGACAACTCCTATGGCACCGACCTGCTCGATGCCGTCACCGGGGAGGCCGTGGCATGA
- a CDS encoding IS110 family transposase, whose product MPSVIGVDIAKHTFDIATLQANGKYRTKAKLANSEAGFRTLQEWLNKHSEAGAWVVMEATGIHHEALAEWLLEQNYRVCVLNPAQIAHYARSQLQRVKTDKVDAKLIAEYGERHQDELRPWQPEPRAIRRLKALMRRLADLQEIQQMESNRLEVADTSVQESIRSVLRHIEQQIEETLKAINNHIDNDPDLRGKRDLLTSIDGIADKTAALILAELGDPHRFTSSRAITAFAGLNPRLQESGKYRGQTRISKMGSSRLRAGLYMPAVCALQHNGAIKAMRERLRAKGKTGMQIICAAMRKLLNIAYGVLKSGQPYDVKLALAH is encoded by the coding sequence ATGCCCAGTGTCATTGGTGTCGACATTGCGAAGCACACGTTTGATATCGCCACCCTGCAGGCGAACGGCAAGTACCGCACCAAGGCCAAGTTGGCCAACAGCGAGGCGGGCTTTCGCACGCTGCAGGAGTGGCTGAACAAGCACAGCGAGGCGGGTGCCTGGGTCGTGATGGAAGCCACCGGCATCCACCATGAAGCCCTGGCCGAATGGCTGCTGGAGCAGAACTATCGGGTCTGCGTCCTCAACCCAGCGCAAATCGCTCACTACGCCCGCAGTCAGCTGCAGCGCGTGAAAACTGACAAGGTCGACGCCAAGCTGATCGCCGAATACGGCGAGCGCCACCAAGATGAGCTACGGCCCTGGCAGCCTGAACCTCGCGCCATACGGCGCCTGAAAGCACTGATGCGGCGCCTGGCGGATCTGCAGGAAATCCAGCAGATGGAGAGCAATCGCCTGGAGGTGGCCGATACCAGCGTGCAGGAGTCGATCCGCTCAGTGTTGCGGCACATCGAGCAACAGATCGAGGAAACCCTCAAGGCCATCAACAACCACATCGACAATGACCCGGATCTGCGCGGCAAACGTGATCTGTTGACCAGCATCGATGGCATCGCGGACAAGACAGCCGCCCTGATCCTGGCGGAGCTGGGCGACCCTCATCGCTTCACCAGCAGCCGCGCGATTACCGCCTTTGCCGGGCTCAATCCGCGTTTGCAGGAGTCTGGTAAGTACCGGGGGCAGACCCGCATTTCCAAGATGGGCTCATCGCGGCTGCGTGCTGGGCTGTACATGCCTGCCGTTTGCGCCCTGCAGCACAACGGGGCGATCAAAGCGATGAGAGAACGCCTCAGAGCCAAGGGCAAGACCGGCATGCAGATCATCTGCGCAGCGATGCGTAAGCTGCTGAACATCGCTTATGGCGTCTTGAAATCGGGCCAGCCGTACGACGTAAAACTGGCCCTTGCTCACTAG
- a CDS encoding NCS2 family permease, which produces MLEKLFQLKAHDTNVRTEVLAGLTTFLTMAYILFVNPAILGETGMDKGAVFVATCLAAAIGSTVMGLIANYPIALAPGMGLNAFFTYTVVLHMGHTWQVALGAVFISACMFFVLSIFRIREWIINSIPLELRSAIAAGIGLFLALIALQKAGIVAAHPVTMVTLGDLTKPEPILAVLGFFLIIALEARKVTGAVLIGILAVTLAGIGLGVSKFGGIVSMPPSLAPTFLQLDIKGALEIGLVSVIFAFLFVDLFDNSGTLIAVAKKAGLMRADGHMPKMGRALIADSTAAMGGSLLGTSTTTSYIESAAGVSAGGRTGLTAVVVAVLFLLALFLSPLAGSVPAFATAPALFFVAVLMASGLAEIEWSDLTTAAPVLITALAMPFTYSIADGIAFGFIAWAAIKTLAGRYSELSPALVILAVLFVIKMGFFH; this is translated from the coding sequence ATGCTGGAAAAACTGTTCCAACTCAAAGCGCACGACACCAACGTACGCACCGAGGTCCTGGCGGGCCTGACCACCTTCCTGACGATGGCCTACATCCTCTTCGTCAACCCGGCCATCCTCGGTGAAACCGGCATGGACAAGGGCGCGGTGTTCGTCGCCACCTGCCTGGCCGCCGCCATCGGCTCCACCGTCATGGGCCTGATCGCCAACTACCCCATCGCCCTCGCCCCCGGCATGGGCCTGAACGCCTTCTTCACCTACACCGTGGTGCTGCACATGGGCCACACCTGGCAGGTGGCCCTGGGCGCGGTGTTCATCTCGGCGTGCATGTTCTTCGTGCTGTCGATCTTCCGCATCCGTGAATGGATCATCAACAGCATCCCCCTGGAGCTGCGCTCGGCCATCGCCGCCGGCATCGGCCTGTTCCTCGCGCTGATCGCCCTGCAGAAGGCCGGCATCGTCGCCGCCCACCCGGTGACCATGGTCACCCTGGGCGACCTGACCAAGCCCGAGCCGATCCTCGCCGTGCTCGGCTTCTTCCTGATCATCGCCCTGGAAGCCCGCAAGGTGACCGGCGCCGTGTTGATCGGCATCCTCGCCGTCACCCTCGCCGGCATCGGCCTGGGCGTTTCCAAGTTCGGTGGCATCGTCTCCATGCCGCCGTCCCTGGCGCCCACCTTCCTGCAGCTGGACATCAAGGGCGCGCTGGAAATCGGCCTGGTCAGCGTGATCTTCGCCTTCCTCTTCGTCGACCTGTTCGACAACTCCGGCACCCTCATCGCCGTGGCCAAGAAGGCCGGCCTGATGCGCGCCGACGGCCACATGCCGAAGATGGGCCGCGCCCTGATCGCCGACTCCACCGCCGCCATGGGCGGTTCGCTGCTGGGCACCTCGACCACCACCAGCTACATCGAATCCGCAGCCGGCGTCAGCGCCGGTGGCCGCACCGGCCTCACCGCCGTCGTGGTCGCCGTGCTGTTCCTCCTGGCCCTGTTCCTCTCGCCCCTGGCCGGCAGCGTGCCCGCCTTCGCCACCGCGCCGGCGCTGTTCTTCGTCGCCGTGCTGATGGCCTCGGGCCTGGCAGAAATCGAATGGAGCGACCTGACCACCGCCGCCCCGGTGCTGATCACCGCCCTGGCCATGCCCTTCACCTACTCCATCGCCGACGGCATCGCCTTCGGCTTCATCGCCTGGGCCGCCATCAAGACCCTGGCCGGCCGCTACAGCGAGCTGAGCCCGGCGCTGGTGATCCTCGCCGTGCTGTTCGTGATCAAGATGGGGTTCTTCCACTGA
- the ilvA gene encoding threonine ammonia-lyase, biosynthetic, translated as MTDSLLKGYVQKILRAPVYDVAIQTPLQPAPRLSQRLGNAVLLKREDLQPVFSFKIRGAYNRVSQLSAEQRARGVIAASAGNHAQGLALAARQLGIEATIVMPRTTPELKVQGVLARGGKAVLHGDAFPEALAHALRLAEEQGLTFVPPYDDPDVIAGQGTVAMEILRQQPGELDAIFVPVGGGSLIAGIAAYVKYLRPEVKVIGVEPEDSNCLQAAMAAGERVVLEQVGLFADGVAVAQIGAHNFEVCRQYVDEVLTVSADEICAAIKDIYDDTRSITEPAGALAVAGIKKYVARERCEGRTLVAIDSGANVNFDRLRHVAERAELGEQREAIIAVTIPERPGSFRAFCEALGRRQITEFNYRFHSEAEAHIFVGVQTHPENDPRDALVSGLQAQGFPVLDLTDNELAKLHIRHMVGGRADGALHERLLRFEFPERPGALLNFLNQLGGRWNISLFHYRNHGAADGRVLAGLQVPDHELHLLPGALDAIGYPWWDESDNPAYRLFVG; from the coding sequence ATGACCGACTCACTGCTCAAGGGCTATGTGCAGAAGATCCTCCGCGCGCCGGTCTACGACGTCGCCATCCAGACGCCCCTGCAACCGGCGCCGCGCCTGTCCCAACGCCTCGGCAACGCCGTGCTGCTCAAGCGCGAGGACCTGCAGCCGGTGTTCTCCTTCAAGATCCGCGGCGCCTACAACCGCGTGTCCCAGCTCAGCGCCGAGCAACGCGCACGGGGCGTGATCGCCGCCTCCGCCGGCAACCACGCCCAGGGCCTGGCCCTGGCGGCGCGCCAGCTGGGCATCGAGGCGACCATCGTCATGCCGCGCACCACACCGGAGCTCAAGGTCCAGGGCGTGCTGGCCCGGGGCGGCAAGGCGGTGCTCCACGGCGACGCCTTCCCCGAGGCCCTGGCCCATGCGTTGCGCCTGGCCGAGGAGCAGGGCCTGACCTTCGTGCCGCCCTACGACGACCCCGACGTGATCGCCGGCCAGGGCACCGTGGCCATGGAGATCCTGCGCCAGCAGCCGGGCGAGCTGGATGCCATCTTCGTGCCGGTGGGCGGTGGTTCGCTGATCGCCGGCATCGCCGCCTATGTGAAATACCTGCGTCCCGAGGTGAAGGTCATCGGCGTCGAGCCGGAGGATTCCAACTGCCTGCAGGCCGCCATGGCCGCTGGCGAGCGCGTGGTGCTGGAGCAGGTGGGGCTGTTCGCCGACGGCGTGGCCGTGGCGCAGATCGGCGCGCACAACTTCGAGGTCTGCCGCCAGTATGTGGACGAGGTGCTCACTGTCAGCGCCGACGAAATCTGCGCGGCGATCAAGGACATCTACGACGACACCCGCTCCATCACCGAGCCGGCCGGCGCCCTGGCCGTGGCCGGGATCAAGAAGTACGTGGCCCGCGAGCGCTGCGAGGGCCGCACCCTGGTGGCCATCGACTCGGGCGCCAACGTCAACTTCGACCGCCTGCGCCACGTGGCCGAGCGCGCCGAGCTGGGCGAGCAGCGCGAAGCGATCATCGCCGTGACCATTCCCGAGCGCCCGGGCAGCTTCCGCGCCTTCTGCGAGGCCCTGGGGCGGCGGCAGATCACCGAATTCAACTACCGCTTCCACAGCGAAGCCGAGGCGCACATCTTCGTCGGCGTGCAGACCCACCCGGAGAACGACCCGCGCGACGCGCTGGTGAGCGGCCTGCAGGCCCAGGGCTTCCCGGTGCTGGACCTGACCGACAACGAGCTGGCCAAGCTGCACATCCGCCACATGGTCGGCGGCCGTGCCGACGGCGCCCTGCACGAGCGCCTGCTGCGCTTCGAATTCCCCGAGCGGCCCGGCGCGCTGCTGAACTTCCTCAACCAGTTGGGCGGGCGCTGGAACATCAGCCTGTTCCACTACCGCAACCACGGCGCCGCCGACGGCCGCGTACTGGCCGGCCTGCAGGTGCCCGACCACGAGCTGCACCTGCTGCCCGGGGCGCTGGACGCCATCGGCTACCCCTGGTGGGACGAAAGCGACAACCCGGCCTATCGCCTGTTCGTGGGGTGA
- a CDS encoding (2Fe-2S)-binding protein: MSSLPSLRRGQTAVGHPIQLVINGEPHRLQVEPWTTLLDLLRERLDLVGTKKGCDHGQCGACTVLRNGVRINACLALAVMQDGAEITTVEGLERNGELHPMQAAFIRHDAFQCGYCTPGQLCSAVALASENHAHDRDGIREQMSGNLCRCGAYANILDAIEEALPACQGAAKGNAA; the protein is encoded by the coding sequence ATGAGTTCCCTACCCAGCCTGCGCCGTGGCCAAACCGCCGTCGGCCATCCGATCCAACTGGTCATCAACGGCGAACCCCATCGGCTGCAGGTGGAGCCCTGGACCACCCTGCTCGACCTGCTGCGCGAGCGCCTCGACCTGGTGGGCACCAAGAAGGGCTGCGACCACGGCCAGTGCGGCGCTTGCACCGTGCTGCGCAATGGCGTGCGGATCAATGCCTGCCTGGCCCTGGCGGTGATGCAGGACGGCGCCGAGATCACCACGGTGGAAGGCCTGGAGCGCAACGGCGAGTTGCACCCCATGCAGGCCGCGTTCATCCGCCACGACGCCTTCCAGTGCGGCTACTGCACACCGGGGCAGCTGTGCTCGGCGGTGGCCCTGGCCAGCGAGAACCACGCCCACGACCGCGACGGCATCCGCGAGCAGATGAGCGGCAACCTGTGCCGCTGCGGCGCCTACGCCAACATCCTCGACGCCATCGAGGAGGCGCTGCCCGCCTGCCAGGGCGCTGCCAAGGGGAACGCCGCATGA
- the trmA gene encoding tRNA (uridine(54)-C5)-methyltransferase TrmA, translating into MSRPQFDPTGYAAQLADKAERLKALLAPFDAPQPDVFDSPREHYRLRAEFRLWRETGSETRHYAMFEAGDKFTPVLIEDFPIASRRINELMPRLKAGWQASQVLSFKLFQVEFLTTLSGDALITLCYHRPLDDAWKAEAEKLAADLGVSLVGRSKGKRIVIGRDYVEEELTVAGRAFRYRQPEGAFTQPNGEVCQKMLAWAFEAMGEREDDLLELYCGNGNFTLPLATRARKALATEISKTSVNAALANLADNGVDNVTLVRLSAEELTEALNEVRPFRRLAGIDLKAYEFGTVFVDPPRAGMDPDTCELTRRFERILYISCNPETLAANIAQLHDTHRIERCALFDQFPYTHHMESGVLLVRR; encoded by the coding sequence ATGAGCCGCCCGCAGTTCGATCCCACAGGCTACGCCGCGCAGCTCGCCGACAAGGCCGAGCGCCTGAAGGCACTGCTGGCGCCCTTCGACGCACCGCAACCGGACGTCTTCGACTCGCCCCGCGAGCATTACCGCCTGCGCGCCGAGTTCCGCCTGTGGCGCGAGACCGGCAGTGAGACCCGTCACTACGCCATGTTCGAAGCCGGGGACAAGTTCACCCCCGTGCTGATCGAGGACTTCCCCATCGCCAGCCGCCGCATCAACGAGCTGATGCCGCGCCTGAAAGCCGGCTGGCAGGCGAGCCAGGTGCTGTCGTTCAAGCTGTTCCAGGTGGAGTTCCTCACCACCCTGTCCGGAGACGCGCTGATCACCCTCTGCTACCACCGCCCCCTGGACGATGCCTGGAAGGCCGAGGCCGAGAAGCTCGCCGCCGACCTGGGCGTGAGCCTGGTGGGCCGCTCCAAGGGCAAGCGCATCGTCATCGGCCGCGACTACGTGGAAGAAGAGCTGACCGTCGCCGGCCGTGCCTTCCGCTACCGCCAGCCCGAAGGCGCCTTCACCCAGCCCAACGGCGAGGTGTGCCAGAAGATGCTGGCCTGGGCCTTCGAAGCCATGGGCGAGCGCGAGGACGACCTGCTGGAGCTGTACTGCGGCAACGGCAACTTCACCCTGCCCCTGGCCACCCGCGCGCGCAAGGCGCTGGCCACCGAGATCAGCAAGACCTCGGTCAACGCCGCCCTGGCCAACCTCGCCGACAACGGCGTGGACAACGTCACCCTGGTGCGCCTCTCCGCCGAAGAGCTGACCGAAGCCCTCAACGAAGTGCGCCCCTTCCGCCGCCTCGCCGGCATCGACCTCAAGGCCTACGAGTTCGGCACCGTGTTCGTCGACCCGCCCCGCGCCGGCATGGACCCGGACACCTGCGAGCTGACCCGCCGCTTCGAGCGCATCCTCTACATCTCCTGCAACCCGGAGACCCTGGCCGCCAACATCGCCCAGCTGCACGACACCCACCGCATCGAGCGCTGCGCCCTGTTCGACCAGTTCCCCTACACCCACCACATGGAATCGGGTGTGTTGCTGGTGCGTCGCTGA